The segment GCGGACGTCCGGCGGGTCCTCGGCCTGGCCGCGGCCCTGCCGGGGCTCCAGCGGTTCGACCTCACGACGAACTTCCGCTCCCCCGCGCCGGTCGTGGAGCGGGCCGTCCGTCTCGTCGCCCACAACCGGGAGCGCTTCCCGAAGGTCGTGACGGCCCGACCGGACGCGGCCGGACGGCTCATCCTCGCACCCGACCCGGCGGACGAGCCGGTCCGCGTGGGCCGCATCATTGACTCGTGGCCCACCGATGACGGGACGACGGCAATCCTCGCCCGGACGAACCGCGAGCTCCTGCCCGCGCTCATGGTCGCCCTCGACCGGGACCTTCCGTTCCGGGCGGAACGACTCGAGACGCCGCTCGACGACGAGCGTCTCGATGCGCTCCTCGACGAGCTCGTCGAGACGGACGAACGCGTGCCGCTCCTCATCCGCGTCGGGTCGATCCGAGACCGCGAACGATCACGCGAGGCGGATGGCGGGAGACTCGCCGACGCGCTGCTCGCGGCAGCACCGCCGTACACGAGCGGCTCGTCGTTCGCTGCCGCCGTCCGCCACCGCCGCGACCGCCTCGTCGCTCTCCGCCGCGACGACGCGCGCCTCACCCTCGCCACGGCGCACGCGACGAAGG is part of the Chloroflexota bacterium genome and harbors:
- a CDS encoding ATP-dependent helicase, encoding ADVRRVLGLAAALPGLQRFDLTTNFRSPAPVVERAVRLVAHNRERFPKVVTARPDAAGRLILAPDPADEPVRVGRIIDSWPTDDGTTAILARTNRELLPALMVALDRDLPFRAERLETPLDDERLDALLDELVETDERVPLLIRVGSIRDRERSREADGGRLADALLAAAPPYTSGSSFAAAVRHRRDRLVALRRDDARLTLATAHATKGLEFDDVAVVGMEAARFPSARAIAEAADPVRALEEERRLAYVAWTRARRSLTISYDPGSPSPFLSEAFGELPDGSPVSLPRRPPPRPRRGG